Proteins from a single region of Oryza brachyantha chromosome 6, ObraRS2, whole genome shotgun sequence:
- the LOC107304419 gene encoding uncharacterized protein LOC107304419 encodes MPIAMESGRGHGDLFGGGRGVGGALCPAARGGGGSSSSAGWGSDSRVGMALCEDAAEESSDGEVQSSYRGPLDAMDALQQALPRTRGRREGTKFSLVGAEDAVFSSQHTKELASPDDPSPRKRKGFLACSVDQNNSHSKELSLVDDATSRPSSCRKLLYPVVTGSSPVKNRGYAEQARTECCKNLPGCCLQKSLDATDALASPPAAVLPELTSVQTKFVAISLSDVAELTDVISPSEKRRKN; translated from the exons ATGCCGATCGCCATGGAGAGCGGGCGTGGGCACGGCGACCtgttcggcggcggccgcggggtCGGAGGAGCTCTCTGccccgcggcgcgcggcggcggcggctcctcgtcgtcggcggggtGGGGAAGCGACAGCCGGGTGGGGATGGCGCTCTGCGAggacgcggcggaggagagcagcgacggcgaggtgcagAGCTCGTACAGGGGCCCCTTGGACGCCATGGACGCGCTCCAGCAGGCGCTGCCCCGCACCCGCGGCAG GAGAGAGGGGACCAAATTTTCTTTGGTGGGTGCTGAGGACGCTGTGTTCTCATCTCAGCATACTAAAGAACTTGCCAGTCCTGATGATCCATCCCCTAGGAAGCGCAAGGGTTTTCTTGCATGCAGTGTCGACCAGAACAATTCACATAGTAAAGAACTGAGCCTTGTTGACGATGCCACCAGCAGACCATCAAGCTGCAGGAAGCTATTGTATCCAGTTGTTACAGGCAGTTCTCCAGTTAAGAACAGGGGCTACGCTGAACAGGCGAGAACAGAGTGCTGTAAAAACCTGCCTGGCTGTTGCCTGCAGAAGAGCCTTGATGCAACGGATGCCTTAGCTTCTCCACCTGCTGCAGTTCTACCTGAACTGACATCAGTTCAGACGAAATTTGTGGCGATTAGTCTCAGTGATGTGGCTGAGTTGACTGATGTGATTTCTCCTAGCGAAAAGCGGAGGAAGAATTAG